From Spirochaetaceae bacterium, one genomic window encodes:
- a CDS encoding NFACT family protein: MTAPAGAGGGGTDGERAGGAILNWREIDAVLAELDLAGCFIRDVRQPAHHRLVFELYAPRQGRTWMLAALGGPYVRLHRLAQRPHQLGDPQRFVAFMRAHVRSARIRAASQVAGERIVKLEVARGDRELLIWIRLWANAANCIVTDTGGAILDALFRRPRRGEISGGVFHPERDLAAPPARGDRHRARPVRAFGNPGESYNLRVERHFAALEADAEAQRAARIATAARAAGERRTRRLIARLRRECEAAGNHGRLQQLGSLLLANLARVQPGARQVVVDDYHTGGTTAIDLAPDRSPADNAQRYFERARNARRRLQAARSRLAQAERELAAAQAAGPAHAPAASASAASGPADRPAA, from the coding sequence ATGACCGCGCCGGCCGGCGCCGGAGGCGGTGGCACGGATGGCGAACGCGCCGGCGGCGCGATCCTGAACTGGCGCGAGATCGACGCCGTGCTGGCCGAACTCGACCTCGCCGGCTGCTTCATCCGCGACGTGCGCCAGCCGGCCCATCACCGGCTGGTGTTCGAACTGTACGCACCGCGGCAGGGGCGGACCTGGATGCTGGCGGCGTTGGGCGGACCGTACGTCCGCCTGCACCGGCTGGCGCAGCGGCCGCACCAGCTTGGCGACCCACAGCGCTTCGTCGCGTTCATGCGGGCGCACGTGCGGTCGGCGCGGATTCGGGCCGCGTCCCAGGTGGCCGGCGAGCGGATCGTCAAGCTGGAGGTGGCGCGCGGCGACCGCGAGCTGTTGATCTGGATCCGGCTGTGGGCGAATGCCGCCAACTGCATCGTCACCGACACCGGCGGCGCCATCCTCGACGCCCTGTTCCGCCGGCCGCGGCGTGGCGAGATCAGCGGCGGCGTATTTCATCCGGAGCGCGACCTCGCTGCGCCGCCGGCGCGCGGCGACCGGCATCGAGCCCGCCCGGTGCGCGCGTTCGGGAATCCGGGCGAGTCCTACAACCTGCGCGTGGAGCGCCACTTCGCCGCCCTCGAAGCAGACGCCGAAGCGCAGCGCGCGGCCCGGATCGCGACCGCCGCGCGCGCCGCGGGCGAACGGCGCACGCGGCGCCTGATCGCGCGTCTGCGCCGCGAATGCGAAGCCGCCGGCAATCACGGACGGCTGCAGCAGTTGGGCAGCCTGCTACTCGCCAACCTGGCGCGCGTGCAGCCGGGCGCGCGCCAAGTCGTGGTAGATGACTATCACACCGGCGGCACGACCGCGATCGATCTGGCTCCGGACCGGTCGCCGGCCGACAACGCGCAGCGCTACTTCGAACGCGCCCGAAACGCGCGCCGCCGGCTGCAGGCCGCCCGCTCCCGGCTCGCGCAGGCGGAGCGGGAACTGGCCGCGGCGCAAGCCGCCGGTCCGGCTCACGCGCCGGCGGCGTCCGCCAGCGCTGCCTCGGGGCCGGCGGACCGGCCCGCGGCGG
- a CDS encoding O-acetyl-ADP-ribose deacetylase: MATLLDGRLVVSQGDITRFSGASPSAIVNAANSSLLGGGGVDGAIHRRGGKRILDECREIRRSRYRDGLPTGEAVITGAGRLAVDYVVHTVGPVWNGGVGGEPELLRSAYRNSMLLAAQHGVREMAFPAISTGVYGYPPALAAREVLAAVGHALANRPLPERVHLLFFSAADQAAFLDAVRTA; this comes from the coding sequence ATGGCAACCCTGCTCGACGGTCGCCTGGTGGTGTCGCAAGGCGACATCACCAGGTTCAGCGGCGCTTCCCCGAGCGCCATCGTCAACGCTGCCAACAGTTCCCTGCTCGGCGGCGGCGGCGTTGACGGCGCCATTCATCGCCGCGGCGGCAAGCGGATTCTCGACGAGTGCAGGGAGATTCGCCGCTCGCGCTACCGTGACGGGCTGCCCACCGGCGAGGCGGTGATCACCGGCGCCGGCCGGCTCGCGGTCGACTACGTGGTCCACACCGTCGGGCCGGTGTGGAACGGCGGCGTCGGTGGGGAGCCGGAGCTGCTGCGCTCCGCGTACCGCAACAGCATGCTTCTGGCGGCGCAGCATGGTGTGCGGGAGATGGCGTTTCCGGCCATCTCTACCGGGGTGTACGGCTACCCCCCGGCGCTCGCCGCGCGCGAAGTGCTCGCCGCCGTCGGGCACGCGCTGGCGAACCGCCCGCTGCCGGAGCGCGTGCACCTGCTGTTCTTCAGCGCGGCGGACCAGGCCGCCTTCCTGGACGCCGTACGGACCGCATGA